The Niastella koreensis GR20-10 genome includes a window with the following:
- the nuoG gene encoding NADH-quinone oxidoreductase subunit NuoG has product MSTIFIDNKSYEVKQGKNLLEACLGLGIDLPYFCWHPALGSVGACRQCAVKVYKDENDTHGKLMMSCMENIKDGLRVSVADKTAKAFRSQVIEWLMTNHPHDCPVCDEGGSCHLQDMTVMTGHDYRRYHFKKRTYTNQYLGPFIHHEMNRCIQCYRCVRYYHDYAGGNDLNVFAAHNHVYFGREQDGVLQSPFSGNLAEVCPTGVFTDKTLREHYTRKWDLTTAPSVCQHCSVGCNTIAGERYEQVRCITNRFNSQVNGYFLCDRGRFGYEFVNSENRITQPLIRGQAVEAVDEVTLMGHMRKLLAGHTLIGIGSPRASVESNTALMQLVGKENFYQGISDNVGFIQRRIVEVLQTGAVQSASLHDIEQADAILVLGEDIWNTAPVMALAVRQSVLKTAAHHAMEHNQSIPIWHDAAIHEIVQEEKGFLANCTITASPLDEISTCIQHNAPDDLARLGFAIAHQLNGSLSRVLVDEDTLANVIDIAVFLQQAKRPVIISGTSCYNETLIRAAFDIAIACKTAGNEARIAYVMPECNSMGLAMMQAFSFESAVLRTTRESNITAVVLENDLYRNVPTLVADLFFHSVQHCIVLDSLNTLTTQHADILMPAATFAEGDGTLVNYEGRAQRFFQVFMPGHTAIQESWKWLLKMRAAQADVAIGGACHPEDVLAQTEQLMPQFAGIADAAPHHDFRINGQALPREPHRYSGRTAMLSNLAVSEPKPKQDDDSPFTFTMEGYSGMPPSPLIPFFWRPGWNSIQAVNKYQQEPGGSLKNEQAGKLLFAYYKDAVPVYFKDIPEAYVVRNDRWLLFPQYHVLGSEEMSACSKGIRELSPEPYVALSAADAAGIGVTNGQTIAVRVFEQAYELPVKIDRALPNGLMLMPAGLPGMPVMNWNSYVSILKG; this is encoded by the coding sequence ATGTCTACAATCTTTATAGATAACAAAAGCTACGAAGTAAAGCAAGGAAAAAACTTGTTGGAAGCTTGTCTTGGGTTAGGTATCGACCTGCCGTATTTCTGCTGGCATCCGGCATTGGGCAGTGTGGGCGCCTGCAGGCAATGCGCCGTAAAGGTTTATAAAGATGAGAACGATACCCATGGCAAGCTGATGATGAGTTGCATGGAAAATATAAAAGACGGTTTGCGGGTATCTGTAGCTGATAAAACCGCCAAAGCGTTTCGCAGCCAGGTGATAGAATGGCTGATGACCAATCACCCGCACGATTGCCCGGTTTGTGATGAAGGCGGCAGTTGCCACCTGCAGGATATGACGGTGATGACGGGCCACGATTACCGCCGCTACCATTTCAAAAAAAGAACATATACCAATCAATACCTGGGCCCGTTCATTCACCATGAAATGAACCGCTGTATCCAGTGTTATCGCTGTGTTCGTTATTACCACGACTATGCCGGCGGTAATGACCTGAATGTTTTTGCAGCGCACAACCATGTTTATTTTGGCCGCGAACAGGATGGAGTGTTGCAAAGTCCGTTCAGCGGAAACCTGGCGGAAGTTTGTCCAACAGGTGTTTTTACCGATAAAACCCTGCGGGAACATTATACCCGCAAATGGGACCTCACTACGGCGCCTTCGGTTTGCCAGCATTGCAGTGTGGGCTGTAATACTATTGCCGGCGAACGGTATGAACAGGTGCGTTGCATCACCAACCGGTTCAACAGCCAGGTGAATGGTTATTTCCTGTGCGATCGTGGCCGGTTTGGGTATGAATTTGTAAACAGTGAGAACCGGATTACGCAGCCGCTTATCCGTGGCCAGGCAGTGGAAGCAGTGGACGAAGTTACATTGATGGGTCACATGAGAAAATTACTGGCCGGTCATACGCTGATAGGCATTGGGTCACCGCGTGCCTCTGTAGAAAGCAATACCGCATTGATGCAACTGGTGGGTAAAGAAAATTTTTACCAGGGCATCAGCGATAATGTGGGATTTATTCAACGGCGCATAGTGGAAGTACTGCAAACCGGTGCCGTACAATCTGCTTCCCTGCACGATATAGAACAGGCAGATGCTATCCTGGTGTTGGGTGAAGACATCTGGAACACCGCCCCGGTAATGGCGCTGGCGGTTCGCCAAAGTGTGCTGAAAACTGCTGCGCATCATGCCATGGAACATAACCAAAGCATCCCCATCTGGCACGATGCAGCCATTCACGAAATCGTACAGGAAGAAAAAGGATTTCTCGCCAATTGCACCATCACCGCCTCGCCGCTTGATGAAATAAGTACCTGTATACAGCATAATGCACCGGACGACCTGGCACGGCTTGGTTTTGCGATCGCCCACCAGTTAAACGGATCGCTGTCGCGGGTGCTGGTTGATGAAGATACACTGGCAAATGTTATTGACATTGCCGTGTTTTTGCAGCAGGCAAAACGTCCGGTGATCATCAGCGGTACCAGTTGTTATAATGAAACATTGATCCGCGCCGCATTTGATATTGCCATTGCCTGTAAAACCGCCGGTAATGAGGCGCGCATTGCGTATGTAATGCCGGAGTGCAACAGTATGGGGCTGGCCATGATGCAGGCCTTCAGTTTTGAGAGCGCGGTTTTGCGTACTACCCGGGAAAGTAATATAACCGCTGTTGTGCTGGAAAATGATCTGTACCGGAACGTGCCCACGTTGGTAGCCGATCTGTTTTTTCACAGTGTGCAGCATTGCATCGTGCTCGACTCATTAAATACCCTTACTACCCAACATGCCGATATCCTGATGCCAGCCGCCACCTTCGCCGAAGGCGATGGCACCCTGGTAAACTATGAAGGGCGTGCGCAACGGTTTTTTCAGGTGTTTATGCCAGGTCATACCGCCATCCAGGAAAGCTGGAAATGGTTGTTGAAAATGCGGGCTGCACAAGCTGATGTAGCCATCGGGGGCGCCTGCCATCCTGAGGATGTATTGGCGCAGACAGAACAGTTGATGCCGCAGTTTGCCGGTATTGCAGATGCTGCACCACATCATGATTTTCGTATCAACGGACAGGCGCTGCCGCGTGAACCCCACCGTTACAGCGGGCGCACAGCTATGCTATCGAACCTGGCCGTAAGCGAACCCAAACCAAAACAGGATGATGACTCGCCATTCACTTTTACCATGGAAGGCTATTCCGGTATGCCGCCATCCCCGCTGATCCCGTTCTTCTGGCGGCCAGGGTGGAACTCTATTCAGGCGGTGAATAAATACCAGCAGGAACCTGGCGGTAGTTTAAAGAACGAACAGGCCGGTAAGCTGCTGTTTGCTTATTATAAGGATGCTGTACCTGTTTATTTTAAAGATATTCCTGAAGCCTATGTAGTGCGTAACGACAGATGGTTGTTGTTTCCGCAATACCATGTGCTGGGATCGGAAGAAATGAGCGCCTGCTCAAAAGGCATTCGCGAATTGTCGCCTGAACCTTACGTAGCCTTGTCCGCTGCTGATGCCGCAGGTATTGGAGTAACCAATGGACAAACAATTGCCGTCAGGGTATTTGAGCAGGCTTATGAATTGCCGGTTAAAATAGATCGCGCCTTACCTAATGGATTGATGCTGATGCCGGCTGGTTTGCCAGGTATGCCGGTGATGAACTGGAATAGTTATGTTAGTATACTGAAGGGCTAA
- the nuoJ gene encoding NADH-quinone oxidoreductase subunit J, with amino-acid sequence MSTLFYISSIIAVLSTIMVITRYHPVHALLYLAVSFFSSSMVFLSLGAPFVAALEVIVYAGAIIVLFIFVVMMLNLGKETAQQEREWLKPKVWVLPAALVLLLLIEMIVLLFSNGEEVMKIAVVEPRKLALSLYGEYIIAVELTGFLLMAGIVGAAHIGKHKKEELHRFLQNGKSDNQKTKRTRKTNTVKNEQTAIHE; translated from the coding sequence TTGTCAACATTATTCTACATATCGTCCATTATAGCAGTATTGTCCACAATAATGGTAATTACGCGTTACCACCCCGTACACGCATTGCTCTACCTCGCCGTCTCCTTCTTCTCTTCAAGCATGGTCTTTTTGTCGCTGGGCGCTCCGTTTGTCGCGGCGCTGGAAGTTATTGTTTATGCCGGGGCCATTATTGTGTTGTTCATTTTTGTAGTCATGATGCTGAACCTGGGCAAGGAAACTGCGCAGCAGGAGCGGGAGTGGTTGAAACCAAAGGTATGGGTACTGCCTGCGGCGCTCGTGTTGTTATTGCTGATAGAAATGATCGTATTGCTGTTTTCAAATGGGGAGGAAGTAATGAAAATAGCTGTGGTGGAACCGCGTAAGTTAGCCCTTTCTTTATATGGCGAATATATCATTGCCGTGGAGCTGACCGGCTTTTTGCTGATGGCGGGGATCGTTGGTGCGGCACATATTGGTAAACACAAAAAGGAAGAGCTGCACCGCTTCCTGCAAAATGGAAAGTCCGATAATCAAAAAACAAAACGCACCCGGAAAACCAATACCGTCAAAAACGAACAAACTGCAATACATGAATAG
- the nuoI gene encoding NADH-quinone oxidoreductase subunit NuoI encodes MLSHLRTMWLVFIHLFRKKETIEYPEEKVELHPRYRGRIVLTKDPDGGERCVGCYLCAVACPVDCIALQATEDENGRRYPDFFRINFSRCIFCGFCEDACPTYAIQLIPDFEMADYNRQNLVFEKEDLLIDSQGKYPGYNFYRVAGLEAGVKKKGEGANEEKPVDVHSLLP; translated from the coding sequence ATGCTAAGTCACTTACGAACCATGTGGTTGGTGTTCATACACCTGTTCCGTAAAAAGGAAACGATAGAATATCCCGAGGAGAAAGTGGAGCTGCATCCGCGTTACCGGGGCCGCATTGTATTGACAAAAGATCCAGATGGGGGCGAACGGTGTGTGGGTTGTTATTTATGTGCCGTGGCTTGTCCGGTAGATTGTATTGCCTTACAGGCTACCGAAGATGAAAATGGCCGCCGTTATCCAGATTTCTTCCGGATCAATTTCTCCCGTTGTATTTTTTGTGGCTTTTGCGAAGATGCCTGTCCAACCTACGCCATACAACTGATCCCCGATTTTGAAATGGCCGATTATAACCGGCAGAACCTGGTGTTTGAAAAAGAAGATCTGTTGATCGACAGCCAGGGAAAATACCCGGGTTATAATTTTTACCGTGTGGCTGGTTTAGAAGCAGGTGTAAAGAAAAAAGGCGAGGGGGCTAATGAAGAGAAGCCCGTGGATGTACATAGCTTATTACCGTGA
- the nuoH gene encoding NADH-quinone oxidoreductase subunit NuoH, with product MSTTQQIWIVIGVLFVLLNIAAGLIWVERRLLALWQDRLGPNRAGPLGILIVLADTLKLFFKEDWIPPFADKWIFVTAPAIVVASVLLSFVIIPFAPGIVVADLNIGILFFLAMSSLGVYSIVLGGWASNNKYALLGALRGASQMIAYEVFMGLSLMGVVMLTGSFNLGDIVMAQQHLWYVVTQPVGFIIFLIAGVAETHRLPFDIPEAESELIAGYHAEYSGMKFGMFFIGEYLGITLISAMIVTLFFGGWLGPSFLPPLIWFIIKLFFFIGLFILLRASLPRPRYDQLVTYGWKILLPLVLANVLITGAIALWMKSRI from the coding sequence ATGAGCACTACTCAACAAATATGGATTGTAATAGGAGTATTATTCGTGCTGCTGAATATTGCGGCCGGGTTGATCTGGGTAGAACGCCGCCTGCTGGCGCTTTGGCAGGACCGGCTGGGACCGAACCGTGCCGGACCGTTGGGTATATTGATCGTGCTGGCAGATACGCTTAAATTATTTTTCAAGGAAGACTGGATCCCGCCTTTTGCCGATAAATGGATCTTTGTAACCGCGCCCGCCATCGTGGTAGCCAGTGTGTTGTTGAGTTTTGTGATTATCCCCTTTGCACCCGGTATTGTGGTGGCCGATCTGAACATCGGTATCCTCTTTTTTCTCGCCATGTCATCCCTGGGCGTGTACAGCATTGTGTTAGGCGGCTGGGCTTCCAATAATAAATATGCGTTACTGGGCGCTTTGCGCGGCGCCTCACAAATGATCGCCTACGAAGTATTTATGGGTTTATCGTTGATGGGGGTGGTAATGTTGACCGGCTCATTTAACCTGGGTGATATTGTAATGGCGCAACAGCATCTGTGGTATGTGGTGACTCAGCCTGTTGGCTTTATTATTTTTTTGATTGCGGGTGTGGCTGAAACGCACCGCCTGCCATTTGACATTCCCGAAGCGGAAAGCGAATTGATTGCGGGTTACCACGCCGAGTATTCCGGGATGAAATTCGGGATGTTCTTTATTGGCGAATACCTGGGCATTACCCTTATCTCGGCAATGATCGTTACGCTGTTTTTCGGTGGCTGGCTCGGCCCCTCCTTTCTGCCACCGCTGATATGGTTTATAATTAAGTTGTTTTTCTTTATCGGCCTGTTCATTTTGTTAAGGGCCTCTTTGCCCCGCCCGCGCTACGATCAATTGGTAACCTATGGCTGGAAGATCTTGTTGCCATTGGTGCTGGCGAATGTGCTGATTACGGGGGCGATAGCGTTGTGGATGAAATCGCGAATCTAA
- the nuoF gene encoding NADH-quinone oxidoreductase subunit NuoF: protein MERPLTQFIHPGCPPFDLREYEMTGGYAALRKALGGMTPMEVQQLVKDSGLKGRGGAGFSTGIKWGVVPMDEHAPHPKYLIANADEMEPGTFKDRLLLEGNPHQLIEGMILAAYAIQAEVSFIFLRWAYKKAAQLLRKSIHEAYVAGLLGKNILGSRFSLEMHLHTGVGRYMCGEETALLNALEGKRATPRAKPPYPQLSGLYGKPTIVNNVETLCNIPHIVNNGVSWFRGLSQSADSGTKLYGVSGKVNNPGCWELPMGVTIRELIEEHAGGMKNGYRLKGVLPGGASTDFLTADHLDVKMDFTDVQKTGSRLGTGTMVVLDDATCPVGFVHNLQHFFAQESCGLCTPCREGLPWVEKMLLSLELGTGTGQDMELLEMHTQMLGPGNTFCALAPGAMEPLQSALKYFRDDFEKHISMHRCPYD, encoded by the coding sequence ATGGAACGTCCGCTCACACAATTTATCCATCCCGGTTGTCCGCCATTCGATCTCAGGGAATATGAAATGACGGGCGGTTATGCAGCCCTGCGAAAAGCGCTGGGCGGTATGACGCCCATGGAAGTGCAGCAGCTGGTGAAGGACAGCGGATTGAAAGGCCGGGGCGGCGCTGGTTTCAGTACCGGTATAAAATGGGGCGTGGTGCCTATGGATGAGCATGCCCCACATCCAAAATACCTGATTGCCAATGCCGATGAAATGGAGCCGGGCACTTTTAAAGACCGGTTGCTGCTGGAGGGTAATCCACACCAATTGATTGAAGGCATGATCCTGGCGGCCTATGCCATCCAGGCGGAAGTGTCGTTTATATTTTTACGTTGGGCGTATAAGAAGGCCGCCCAGTTGTTACGTAAGAGCATTCATGAAGCCTATGTAGCCGGTTTGCTGGGGAAGAATATCCTGGGGAGCAGGTTCAGCCTGGAAATGCATTTGCATACGGGGGTGGGCCGCTATATGTGTGGCGAAGAAACCGCGTTGTTGAATGCATTGGAAGGAAAAAGGGCCACGCCAAGGGCCAAGCCGCCTTATCCGCAATTAAGTGGCCTGTATGGCAAGCCAACCATCGTGAACAATGTAGAAACGCTTTGTAATATTCCGCATATAGTGAACAATGGCGTCAGCTGGTTCAGGGGATTAAGCCAGAGTGCCGACAGCGGTACTAAATTATACGGGGTTAGTGGAAAGGTGAACAACCCGGGTTGCTGGGAACTGCCGATGGGCGTAACCATTCGCGAATTGATTGAAGAACATGCTGGTGGGATGAAGAATGGTTATCGGTTAAAAGGCGTGTTGCCGGGGGGCGCCTCTACAGATTTTTTGACTGCCGATCACCTCGATGTGAAAATGGATTTTACCGACGTACAAAAAACCGGAAGCCGGCTGGGCACCGGCACCATGGTAGTGCTGGACGATGCTACCTGTCCTGTTGGTTTTGTACACAACCTGCAACATTTTTTTGCGCAGGAAAGTTGTGGCTTATGTACGCCCTGCCGCGAAGGATTACCCTGGGTAGAAAAAATGTTGTTAAGCCTGGAACTGGGAACTGGCACCGGACAGGATATGGAATTGTTGGAAATGCATACGCAAATGTTGGGGCCCGGAAATACTTTTTGTGCCCTGGCGCCTGGCGCTATGGAACCCCTGCAAAGCGCGTTGAAGTATTTCAGAGATGATTTTGAGAAGCATATTTCTATGCATAGGTGCCCATATGATTAA
- the nuoE gene encoding NADH-quinone oxidoreductase subunit NuoE yields the protein MISQKINKEASKKNNAAKYAEGYQAPEYLTDLERQFIDHEVSLVPHKSAAVIEALKIVQHQRGWISDESVSAIAAYLQMSPAEVDSVATFYNLIFRKPVGRHVILVCDSISCYVMKYGEIYKALQEKLHIQFGETTSDQCFTLLPNACLGCCDHAPALMIDNDLYKDLTVDMLERILKQYT from the coding sequence ATGATATCGCAAAAAATAAATAAAGAAGCTTCAAAAAAAAATAACGCTGCAAAATATGCAGAAGGTTATCAGGCCCCTGAGTACCTGACCGACCTCGAACGCCAGTTTATTGATCATGAGGTAAGCCTGGTGCCGCACAAAAGCGCTGCCGTTATTGAAGCATTGAAGATTGTTCAGCATCAGCGTGGATGGATCAGTGATGAAAGCGTAAGCGCCATTGCCGCTTATTTACAAATGAGTCCGGCTGAAGTAGACAGTGTGGCCACTTTTTATAACCTCATTTTCCGCAAGCCGGTTGGGCGGCATGTGATCCTGGTGTGTGACAGTATTTCGTGTTATGTAATGAAATATGGCGAAATCTATAAAGCCCTGCAGGAAAAACTGCATATCCAATTTGGCGAAACCACCAGCGACCAGTGCTTTACACTGTTACCCAATGCCTGTTTGGGCTGCTGCGATCATGCACCGGCGCTGATGATCGATAATGATTTGTATAAAGACTTAACCGTTGATATGTTGGAACGAATTTTAAAACAATACACCTGA